In bacterium, the genomic stretch AGCGTGACCAGGGACAACAATTGTAGTCTGGCTCGGACGCTGGAGGAATTCAGCCAAACAAACCGCTGATTTCCCCGCCCCCGGCAGCCCTGTAACAAGTCTCAAAGGATAAGGCAATGCATGCATTCTAAGTCTTTCTTATGTTCACTTATCGAATAACTCTATGGATTCCGCAAACCATCCCTACACCCTTCCTTGGAAAAGGAGGAGGTTGCTTCGGCACAAATACCCTTGCGAGGACACTTCTACAGCCACTTCATACGTTTGAAATAGACAATAAAAACAACCCAGATCGAGGTGATTAGCAACAACGCGAAGGGGTAGCCGAAAAACCAACTAAGCTCCGGCATATATTTAAAATTCATCCCGTAAATTCCTGCGATGATCCCGGCGCTCATGAGCATGATTGACCATGCGGTCAAGGTTTGCATTGTTATGTTCAGGCGGTTCGAGTTCTCTGCCAGCTTATTGGATGTTACAGATAGATAGGTATCAAGAGCGTTCGACATCAAGTCTCGATAGGTGTCGATGCTATCGATTATCCTGACGAGATGGTCGTAGACATCACGAAAATAAGTGGAGCTTTTTTCGGCGAAGATTGGGATATCGCCCCGCAACAACACATTCACCACATCTCTAAGGGGAGAAGCTAAACGTCGGAAGCTCAGTAAGTCTTTTTTGAGGACGAAAATACTCCTTAAGACTTGCTGGTCGGCGCCTTCGAAAATCTTGTCCTCCATCTCATCGACTCTATCGGCAATATCATCGATAACAGGAAAGAAGTTATCAACCAACGAATCGAGGAGCGAGTAGACTGGAATGCCGACATCAGTATCCATTCCTTGAGAATTGCGCTCCCAACGAGCTAAAACTTCATTCACCTCTTTGAAGGGTTTATCATGAATGGTGAGAAGAAAATTTCGCCCGACAAACAGGTTCAGACGTTGAAAATCAACCCCCATAACCGAATATCCTAAAGTCTCATCAATCTGACGTGTAGCTTCACGAGCAGCGTAGACGACCATGTAATAGGTGCTGTCATATTCTTCGATCTTGGGCCGGTCATAACGAACGTTCAGGTCTTCAATCGCAAGCGGATGAAGTCCAAGTTCTTCCTGGAGAAGCTGTATCTCTTCAAACGACGGGTCTGTGGCGTCAATCCATAACAGATTGCCTTTTTTATCCAATAAATCGCTTATTTCGTGAGGCTCAATCTCTTTGCGAAATCCCGTATCCTGTCTATAACATATTGTCGTGATCATAATTTATAATTCTGCCTCATTTTTCATGTTCCTGCTAAGTCGGCGGTTGATTGTGGCGATTCTTGAGATCTTCCTCTGCGGCGTCGAAAATACTGCGGAATTCGGTGTCTCGGCGGCAAAGGGGGTTGAAGTCACAATCACGGCAAATCGGTTTGTAGATGGGAGATAAGTTCATATAATCGGCGTTGAGTATTTCGTTGGCTAAGAATAATATATCGGATTCGAGTTCATCTAATTCCTGATTGGAAAGCGAAGCGGAGCCTCGGGAGTTATCTCGCAGGGCAATGATGGTTGCGAAGTTTTCTTGCTCCGGATAGTGATATCGCGCTAGAAGCTGGTAGATAGACATTGCCAGATCGGTTTTCACTTCTTCCGGCAGGATATTGGTACGCCCGCTCTTGTAGTCGACAATCTCTATGCGGCCATCATCATACTCTTCAACGCGGTCTATTCGGCCTACGAGGTAGAAGTCGCCCATATCCTTGCGAAGCTGTTTCTCAACGAAGAGGGTATGAGAGGTAATAACGGCTTCTTCTTCCGCTTGGACGTAGCTTTCAAGAAACCGCTTCCCAAGTTCATGATGCTCCTGAGAACTCTCCTCTGATTCATAACCGGCATCGACCCAAACGGATTCGTAATCAGCTATCACATCCTGAAGGGTGCTAACCCCTGCTCCACCGCTTTGATGAAATCGTTGAAGGGCGCGATGCAATGTTGTGCCAAAGCTGTAAAAAGGCTTTGAACGCATATAAAACTTGCCGCGCGGGTCAATATAGCTCCAACGATACTTGACCGGACACGCAAGATAAACGCTAATTCGCGATGGGCTTAAAGTAGGTTTTCGAGGCATAATTTCCTTATGTAATGACCCTTTGGGAAGATTGCTTCAAATTATAACGAATTGGGGCGGGAAAATAGTTAGTCTCCGCATTTGAGGGAGCCGGCGGCTAGGTGGGCTAGGGTGTAGAAGAGTTCGGTATCGGCGATGGTGAATTGGCGGGGGGTTTGGCTCACACCGACCAAGACGCCGATACTTTTAGCGCCTCTTTGGAGTGGAACGCAGAGTAAACTCGCATCATCGCTCGGCCAAAGCGCGGATTGGTTCTTTGGGTCGATAATAATATCTTGAGCGGTTGCGGGCGCTTCAAATTCGATAACCCAACCAGGAATCCCCTGTCCTTTAGCGGGCGCATAATCATAGATGCTTTCAGCTAACCCAAGCATAAAATGGGTTCGCAATTGTTGGCCATCATAGATCATCGCTGCAAAGCCATCGAGATCAAGAAGTCCAAACGCTGCGTCTGCGATGGCCGAGAATACTTCTTCCTCAGAGTCTGCTTCACTAAGGTTCTCGGAAAGCTCATAAATCTGTGAATTAATGCGCGCCCCTCGCCCCACATCTTCAGCGAGAAATACGCTATCGAGCGCAATTGCCACTTGTGATGCAATTGCCGTGAGTACCGATTCATCGGCATCAGTATAAGCATCCGGCAGCAAGCTGGCGATCAAAACAAAGCCCATGAACTTTTCGCGACTAACCAGCGGTGCAATAATTGCCGAGCGAGTGCCCAAAGGCAGGAAGGCCGGAAGCGGATTATTTGCAGAATTCGGGTATCGAATCGCTTTGCGTCCTTTGACTGTCTCGGCGATAAGTCGACCGCGTTCTTCCGAACTTATAAGTGTATCTAATTCAAGTCCAGTCCGGGCAGCGAGCGCCAATTCTTGAGTATCCGGGTCGACGATATACACCGAGGTGACGGTGGAAGCCAAGTTTTCAGCTAATGCTGTGGCAAGGCTTTCCGCAATCCGTCCGGGATGCACATTATCTTTTAAGGAAAGAGCAAACTGTTTGAGTAACCGGATCTCTCTTTCCTGGCGATCGGATGTCTGGCGCTGAGAATTCATTTGGAGCATCAGAGGCACGAAACGGCTGATCATCGCAAGCGCTTCCGCATCTTCTTCGTTATACTCCTTGCCATCTTCGGGGTTGAGAACAGCAAGCGCGCCGATGCATGACTTGCCGGAAAGAATTGGAACCCCTAACCCTTTACGCATTATATTTGTTTCCGACAGCTGATCGTTATCATGCGATTGTAGGTTCACGGCTTTTAATGATTCTAAAACCGGTGCTAGAAACGAATCAGACGCCCGCATTTTCAACCCATAGATATCTTTTGATTGTTCGCCAGTAACGCCAACAAAATCGAGAATTCCATCAGGTTGAAGGAGGGT encodes the following:
- the corA gene encoding magnesium/cobalt transporter CorA, which gives rise to MITTICYRQDTGFRKEIEPHEISDLLDKKGNLLWIDATDPSFEEIQLLQEELGLHPLAIEDLNVRYDRPKIEEYDSTYYMVVYAAREATRQIDETLGYSVMGVDFQRLNLFVGRNFLLTIHDKPFKEVNEVLARWERNSQGMDTDVGIPVYSLLDSLVDNFFPVIDDIADRVDEMEDKIFEGADQQVLRSIFVLKKDLLSFRRLASPLRDVVNVLLRGDIPIFAEKSSTYFRDVYDHLVRIIDSIDTYRDLMSNALDTYLSVTSNKLAENSNRLNITMQTLTAWSIMLMSAGIIAGIYGMNFKYMPELSWFFGYPFALLLITSIWVVFIVYFKRMKWL
- a CDS encoding PD-(D/E)XK nuclease family protein — its product is MPRKPTLSPSRISVYLACPVKYRWSYIDPRGKFYMRSKPFYSFGTTLHRALQRFHQSGGAGVSTLQDVIADYESVWVDAGYESEESSQEHHELGKRFLESYVQAEEEAVITSHTLFVEKQLRKDMGDFYLVGRIDRVEEYDDGRIEIVDYKSGRTNILPEEVKTDLAMSIYQLLARYHYPEQENFATIIALRDNSRGSASLSNQELDELESDILFLANEILNADYMNLSPIYKPICRDCDFNPLCRRDTEFRSIFDAAEEDLKNRHNQPPT
- a CDS encoding GAF domain-containing protein encodes the protein MKPTPDVSRLVRAITERQLLREFYQLVVEEATRVMRAKTALLTLLQPDGILDFVGVTGEQSKDIYGLKMRASDSFLAPVLESLKAVNLQSHDNDQLSETNIMRKGLGVPILSGKSCIGALAVLNPEDGKEYNEEDAEALAMISRFVPLMLQMNSQRQTSDRQEREIRLLKQFALSLKDNVHPGRIAESLATALAENLASTVTSVYIVDPDTQELALAARTGLELDTLISSEERGRLIAETVKGRKAIRYPNSANNPLPAFLPLGTRSAIIAPLVSREKFMGFVLIASLLPDAYTDADESVLTAIASQVAIALDSVFLAEDVGRGARINSQIYELSENLSEADSEEEVFSAIADAAFGLLDLDGFAAMIYDGQQLRTHFMLGLAESIYDYAPAKGQGIPGWVIEFEAPATAQDIIIDPKNQSALWPSDDASLLCVPLQRGAKSIGVLVGVSQTPRQFTIADTELFYTLAHLAAGSLKCGD